GGCAACTGTTATTTCTCCATGCAGAACATCGTCCAGGTGCCATGGCACCCAAGTCATAACCCATCAAGATGTAAACATATGGCTCGTTAAAGGTTATCCAATGCTTGACCCTATCACCAAATTCCTTGAAACAAAATTCTGCATAGTCCTTGAAGTCATCCCTGCCCATCCAAATATCCATTTTGTTTTACTAAAGTCATTAAGTTTTCTGGCTAGATATATAATCATGtagaaaaataatgaatatatttatatgtatattccTCAAAAATCATGTGTAGTGCTCGCTTCAAAGAGTGTGTGTATACGCATGATGTccaatattaaaataattacttaCCTAATGTTGGGTTTCAAAAAGCCttcatattctttttctaaGGCTTGCGGAAGGTCAAAATGAGAAAGTGTGACAAAAGGTCGAATACCTATATGCATATTTTCaccaaggaaaacaaaaatgaggCCGTAGTTagttatttaagtaattttgtaaagaacaatcacaaaaaaaagagagaagagattATATAAAGAAAGAACCATTTGCAAGAAGATCATTGATGAGATTGTTATAGAAGTCAACTCCTAGCTTGTTCACTCCTCCGCTTACCCTGCCACCTGAGCAAacaaaatcatcatttaatctaataatgaaaataacaaattggatataggaaataaaaatagataaaaaatgcttgtgtatataaataaaagtacaattttttaataaattatattcatcTTATGACATTgtagaaaaatttaaatcatattaaaaagaaacttGGGATAACTGCTCTTACACGGCCCTTAGTGCTCGTACTTTCGATTATGTCAAGAGAGATAAATCACAAATTGGGCCTTTGGCCCTTATGTAAGGCGAGGATCGAACTCACAATTCGGATTAACATCGATATATTGCTTATCCAACCACTAAGTACATGAAAAAAAACTTACTGGGTAATACTCTTGCCCAAGAAATGGAAAATCTGAAAACATTCATCCCAATGTCTTTCATTAGTTTCACATCCCCCTGCCACATTAATTTTTAGACTGTCAAAGATtgttcaaaataaaacaaacattttGATCTAAGTAGAAAGAGGTTGCcgcatatgataaataaaaattatgtataaccATTGGTTAtggtataataaatatatattatttttaattcaaaacattccaattaattgataataaatgtatcctatttttgcaatattcaatcaattattaaaattatttttgatatttttggcattttgaatattttaactATCACTGTTTAACAAGAGAAATGATTTATACAAGCTTGAAACCTTAAAAGGTATTAGTAAAACTTTGGTGTAGTTAGTGTATTTTATCCTTAAAGTTCAAACCAATTAtctttttcaaaagttttaaacCGAATAAAACTATTCACAACTCTAAATTGAGgaatactaaaaaaatatttatatcatatttaagttataaataatttaacaaatatttataGTCACACCTTGTAGCGTTTAAGGAAGTCGTCAGCCACATTCGCATTGCTACGATCCGCTATTTTATCTGCAACATATTATTATGTACAATATTTAGAAAGTAAGTAAAAGGatcattataaatattttttaattaataaaaaattataattactatTAGTTGAGTATATGCTTAGAATAACACTCATAATAATCAAGAAATTACGCACTCTAATAAGTACACAAAAATCTTTTTAGAGATCCTAACTCTCATAAAAATTTGAACCCTTGTATaaagaactatattaatttctttataCTAGAGGCCAACCTCACTAATTAATACAAAGAGTTTATTTTACTTACACTAAAGAAACATTTTTATCATCCAATTTATATTTAcaactttgttttctttcttgcgTCAAAGGAAGTTAAAAATACGATCGAATGCCAATGccagccttttttttttttttttttttatgtgagatgATTCAATGGAGCCTAGCAGATGATCTCATAGCATTAAGGCTTTGTAATGataatataagaattttaagTAAGGTTAACGAGTGTCTTAAGTACTCGTTagaatataataaatgtattttaatttttgaggaGACCCATAACACACTTATTTtcatactcttaataatttaattaatacataaaatatcttaaaactTGATATATTTATAATCATAAGATTACTAGAGAATTAAATACaagatacaataattaaatatgtttttgctgtagataaaatataattattacacgtgggttaagaattttaaaagtAGATTTCAATAAAGTGAAGAATTTGAACAGTATAAatgaatggagaagaagacTCGGAAGAGGTGGTTGATTAGAGACATGGAAAGTCGCGAACAAAAGCATCCCATATGGTTTCGCCTCGCGTGTCTGGTGAGCCCTCGTACTGAATCACAAACACAAGTATTTATTCAGAAGAGTCAAACCACGAGCTTGTCTTTCAGCAAGAGAACGAACGTAActaattaagaacaaaattaaacaCTAGCTTAATTACTTGATAAGAAGACGATGATGCTCCGAACAGAAACCCTTCGGGAAAGCTGGAGTGGTTGAACTTGTCGGGGACGAGAAGCTCGGCGTTGGCCGCAGCCAGGACGAGGAGGCCAAGCAGAAACCAGCTCAGGTGGGCTGCCATTGCCGATGAGTATACTCTCTGTGGTTGGAAGCTTGAAGCTGCTTATTCCACCAGCACACCTATAAAT
This window of the Diospyros lotus cultivar Yz01 chromosome 5, ASM1463336v1, whole genome shotgun sequence genome carries:
- the LOC127801565 gene encoding furcatin hydrolase-like codes for the protein MAAHLSWFLLGLLVLAAANAELLVPDKFNHSSFPEGFLFGASSSSYQYEGSPDTRGETIWDAFVRDFPYKIADRSNANVADDFLKRYKGDVKLMKDIGMNVFRFSISWARVLPSGRVSGGVNKLGVDFYNNLINDLLANGIRPFVTLSHFDLPQALEKEYEGFLKPNIRDDFKDYAEFCFKEFGDRVKHWITFNEPYVYILMGYDLGAMAPGRCSAWRNNSCPAGNSATEPYIVGHNMLIAHAKAAKVYMEKYQESQKGEIGITLVAGWMYPYTNKSVDEKAANRALDFVYGWFIHPLVYGDYPQIMKDLVPQRLPKFNDSETMLLIGSYDFIALNYYSSNYAVHVLHHGKPAHLSFSTDDLAILTSEKDGKPIGKPLGNTYNVPEGLKKILNYTKNHYKSPRMYITENGLGDKNEIIQKDIKDSEKICIKDPERVE